One Micavibrio aeruginosavorus ARL-13 genomic window carries:
- the rplL gene encoding 50S ribosomal protein L7/L12 — protein sequence MAANLEKLVDDLSALTVLEAADLAKMLEEKWGVSAAAPVAAAAAGAAPAEEKDSFDVVLTDGGANKINVIKEVRAITGLGLKEAKDLVEGAPKPLKEGAAKADAEEIKKKIEAAGGKVELK from the coding sequence ATGGCTGCTAATCTTGAGAAACTCGTAGACGACCTGTCCGCTTTGACCGTGCTGGAAGCAGCCGATCTGGCGAAAATGCTGGAAGAAAAGTGGGGCGTTTCCGCCGCTGCTCCGGTTGCTGCTGCCGCTGCTGGCGCTGCTCCGGCTGAAGAGAAGGACAGCTTTGATGTTGTTCTGACCGACGGCGGTGCAAACAAAATCAACGTGATTAAAGAAGTTCGCGCCATCACCGGCCTGGGTCTGAAAGAAGCAAAAGACCTGGTTGAAGGTGCACCGAAGCCGCTGAAAGAAGGCGCTGCTAAGGCTGACGCAGAAGAGATCAAGAAAAAGATCGAAGCTGCTGGCGGTAAAGTTGAGTTGAAATAA
- the rplA gene encoding 50S ribosomal protein L1 — translation MIMSKKMKAALALFDRTKSYTVEEAVKVLQNAAKARKFDETFEIAMNLGIDPRHADQMVRGMVELPHGTGAKVRVAVFAKDAKAEEAKKAGADIVGAEDLVEQVLAGNINFDRCIATPDMMGLMGRMARVLGPKGLMPNPKLGTVTMDVAKAIEAAKGGSIEFRANKEGIVQAGVGKASFAEGKLVDNVKAFITAIQRAKPAGARGNYMKKVTLSTTMGPGMKIDLSSVAAETSAGKAA, via the coding sequence ATGATCATGAGCAAGAAAATGAAAGCCGCTCTGGCTCTGTTCGATCGCACGAAATCCTACACGGTTGAAGAAGCCGTCAAGGTTCTGCAGAACGCCGCAAAAGCCCGCAAATTCGACGAAACGTTCGAAATCGCCATGAACCTGGGCATTGACCCGCGTCACGCCGACCAAATGGTCCGTGGCATGGTTGAACTGCCGCACGGTACAGGCGCGAAAGTTCGCGTTGCTGTTTTCGCTAAAGACGCAAAAGCCGAAGAAGCGAAAAAAGCCGGTGCCGACATCGTTGGTGCAGAGGATCTGGTTGAACAGGTTCTGGCTGGCAACATCAACTTCGATCGTTGTATCGCAACGCCGGACATGATGGGCCTGATGGGTCGTATGGCGCGCGTTCTGGGTCCGAAAGGCCTGATGCCGAACCCGAAACTGGGCACCGTAACGATGGATGTTGCGAAAGCAATTGAAGCCGCCAAAGGTGGTTCCATCGAATTCCGTGCGAACAAAGAAGGTATCGTGCAAGCGGGTGTTGGCAAAGCATCCTTCGCCGAAGGCAAGCTGGTTGATAACGTGAAAGCGTTCATCACCGCGATCCAACGCGCGAAGCCGGCTGGCGCACGCGGCAACTACATGAAGAAAGTGACCCTGTCCACGACGATGGGCCCGGGCATGAAAATCGACCTGAGCAGCGTGGCCGCGGAAACCTCCGCAGGCAAAGCCGCCTAA
- the rpoC gene encoding DNA-directed RNA polymerase subunit beta' — protein MNELMNLFGQPTGPQSFDSIRISIASPEQILSWSFGEVKKPETINYRTFKPEKDGLFCARIFGPIKDYECICGKYKRMKFKGIICEKCGVEVTLTKVRRERMGHIQLASPVAHIWFLKSLPSRIGLMMDMTLKELEKVLYFESYIVLEPGMTPLKPLQLLTEEEFMDAQDQYGDESFEAGIGAEALKKLMTAIDLDAEKIKVEEDLRDTSSEAKRKKLVKRLKLIESFLESGTRPEWMIMDVVPVLPPELRPLVPLDGGRFATSDLNDLYRRVINRNNRLKRLIELRAPDIIVRNEKRMLQEAVDALFDNGRRGRVITGANKRPLKSLSDMLKGKQGRFRQNLLGKRVDYSGRSVITVGPELKLHQCGLPKKMALELFKPFIYHKLELYGLATTVKAAKRMVEKERPEVWDILEEVIREHPVMLNRAPTLHRLGIQAFEPTLIEGKAIQLHPLVCTAFNADFDGDQMAVHVPLSIESQLEARCLMMSTNNILSPANGKPIIVPSQDIVLGLYYLSIALDKQKGEGMIFRGVGEIQHAIAEGHLSLHAKIKCRYHTVDENNQPVTLIVDSTPGRMMISELFPRHPELPFSLINQPLTKKEVSNLIDMVYRHGGQKEAVIFCDRMMKLGFRHACQAGISFGKDDMIIPAAKEALVKEAEDKVKEFERQYQDGLITKGEKYNKVVDIWSKCTDDVADAMMKGISSYADGTMNSVYMMAHSGARGSAAQIRQLAGMRGLMAKPSGEIIETPIISNFKEGLSVLEYFNSTHGARKGLADTALKTANSGYLTRRLVDVAQDAIITQHDCGTEKGVTMRAVMSGADVIVNLGERILGRTAAIDVKNPLSGELLVAQGDLIDEVKAEMIETAGVDSVLVRSVLTCESAIGVCGKCYGRDLARGTPVNVGEAVGVMAAQSIGEPGTQLTMRTFHIGGAAQRGAEKSSVEAPVEGTIEIRHHNVVKNSEGVTIVMGRNTEIVVRDAKGNEKLAQRLPYGSRLLVNEGDKVKPAQKLAEWDPYTIPILTEKDGVAHYYDLVEGLSISEKTDEATGISSKVVIDWRSQPKGGTLKPRVSLLDAKGKVITLPNGLPANYYLSVDTILSVENGAEVRAGDIIGRIPRETSKTRDITGGLPRVAELFEARKPKDFAIISEIDGQVEFGKDYKSKRRLIVKPADAQAEPKEYLIPKGRHLAVHEGDFVRRGDALLDGAMVPHDILDVMGVEALSDYLTQEIQDVYRLQGVKINDKHIEVIVRQMLQKTEILTPGDTTFLVGEQVDRDEFEITNQKYIEAGKIPATGKPILQGITKASLQTKSFISAASFQETTRVLTEAATQGKMDTLNGLKENVIVGRLIPAGTGSYINQVKKLAAQRDQLAIAAQQEAEALAHADMPAMGDDAGMDKAANG, from the coding sequence ATGAACGAACTGATGAACCTCTTTGGCCAGCCGACCGGACCGCAGTCTTTTGACTCCATCCGGATTTCGATTGCCAGCCCGGAACAGATCCTGTCCTGGTCCTTTGGCGAAGTGAAGAAGCCGGAAACCATCAACTACCGCACATTCAAACCGGAAAAAGACGGTTTGTTCTGCGCCCGTATCTTTGGTCCGATCAAGGACTATGAGTGCATTTGCGGCAAATACAAACGCATGAAGTTCAAAGGCATCATCTGCGAAAAGTGCGGCGTTGAAGTCACGCTGACCAAAGTTCGCCGTGAGCGCATGGGCCACATTCAACTGGCATCGCCGGTTGCCCACATCTGGTTCCTGAAGTCCCTGCCGTCCCGCATCGGTTTGATGATGGACATGACTTTGAAAGAGCTGGAAAAAGTTCTGTATTTCGAATCGTACATCGTTCTCGAGCCGGGCATGACCCCTCTGAAGCCGTTGCAATTGCTGACGGAAGAAGAGTTCATGGATGCCCAGGATCAGTACGGCGACGAAAGCTTCGAAGCCGGTATCGGTGCCGAAGCGCTGAAAAAACTGATGACCGCGATTGATCTGGATGCAGAGAAAATCAAGGTTGAAGAAGACCTGCGCGACACATCGTCCGAAGCCAAGCGTAAGAAGCTGGTCAAGCGTTTGAAACTGATCGAATCCTTCCTCGAATCCGGCACCCGTCCGGAATGGATGATTATGGATGTCGTTCCGGTTCTGCCGCCGGAACTGCGCCCGCTGGTTCCGCTGGATGGTGGCCGTTTCGCAACGTCCGACCTGAACGATCTGTATCGTCGCGTGATCAACCGTAACAACCGTCTGAAGCGCCTGATTGAACTGCGCGCTCCGGACATTATCGTTCGTAACGAAAAGCGTATGTTGCAGGAAGCTGTGGACGCGCTGTTCGACAACGGCCGTCGTGGCCGCGTGATCACCGGCGCCAACAAGCGTCCGCTGAAATCGCTGTCCGACATGCTGAAAGGGAAGCAAGGTCGCTTCCGTCAGAACTTGCTGGGTAAACGCGTCGACTATTCTGGCCGTTCGGTTATTACCGTTGGTCCGGAACTGAAGCTGCACCAGTGCGGTCTGCCGAAGAAGATGGCGCTGGAACTGTTCAAGCCGTTCATTTACCACAAGCTGGAACTGTATGGCCTGGCCACTACAGTGAAAGCCGCCAAGCGTATGGTGGAAAAAGAGCGTCCGGAAGTTTGGGATATCCTGGAAGAAGTTATCCGCGAACACCCGGTCATGCTGAACCGTGCGCCGACTTTGCACCGTCTGGGCATCCAGGCGTTTGAACCGACCCTGATCGAAGGTAAAGCGATTCAGCTGCACCCGCTGGTCTGCACGGCGTTCAACGCTGACTTCGACGGTGACCAGATGGCCGTTCACGTTCCGCTGTCGATTGAATCGCAGCTGGAAGCACGCTGCCTGATGATGTCCACGAACAACATTCTGTCCCCGGCAAACGGTAAGCCGATTATCGTTCCGTCGCAGGATATTGTTCTGGGTCTGTATTACCTGTCGATCGCACTGGACAAGCAAAAGGGCGAAGGCATGATTTTCCGTGGTGTTGGTGAAATCCAGCACGCCATCGCGGAAGGTCACCTGTCCCTGCACGCGAAAATCAAGTGCCGTTACCACACGGTTGATGAAAACAACCAGCCGGTAACGCTGATCGTGGATTCCACACCGGGCCGTATGATGATTTCGGAACTGTTCCCGCGTCATCCGGAACTGCCGTTCAGCCTGATCAACCAGCCGCTGACGAAGAAAGAAGTCTCGAACCTGATCGACATGGTGTATCGCCATGGCGGCCAGAAAGAGGCGGTGATCTTCTGTGACCGTATGATGAAGCTGGGCTTCCGTCATGCGTGCCAGGCCGGTATTTCCTTCGGTAAGGATGACATGATTATCCCGGCCGCGAAGGAAGCTTTGGTGAAAGAAGCCGAAGACAAGGTCAAGGAATTCGAACGTCAGTACCAAGATGGTCTGATTACCAAAGGCGAAAAGTACAACAAAGTCGTCGATATCTGGTCGAAATGCACGGATGACGTGGCCGATGCCATGATGAAGGGCATTTCCAGCTACGCCGACGGTACGATGAACTCGGTTTACATGATGGCCCACTCGGGTGCTCGTGGTTCCGCAGCGCAGATTCGCCAGCTGGCTGGTATGCGTGGTCTGATGGCGAAGCCGTCAGGCGAGATTATTGAGACGCCGATTATTTCCAACTTTAAGGAAGGTCTGTCGGTTCTGGAATACTTCAACTCCACCCACGGTGCCCGTAAGGGTCTGGCGGATACGGCGTTGAAAACGGCAAACTCCGGTTACCTGACCCGTCGTCTGGTTGACGTTGCACAGGATGCAATTATCACCCAACACGATTGCGGTACGGAAAAAGGCGTAACGATGCGCGCTGTGATGAGCGGTGCGGACGTGATCGTCAACCTGGGTGAGCGTATTCTGGGTCGTACGGCGGCAATCGATGTGAAAAACCCGCTGTCCGGCGAATTGCTGGTGGCCCAGGGTGATCTGATCGACGAAGTGAAGGCCGAAATGATCGAAACCGCTGGCGTTGACAGCGTTCTGGTCCGTTCGGTTCTGACCTGTGAAAGCGCGATCGGCGTTTGCGGCAAGTGCTATGGCCGTGACCTGGCCCGCGGTACACCGGTGAACGTTGGTGAAGCTGTCGGCGTTATGGCCGCACAGTCAATCGGCGAGCCGGGCACACAGCTGACCATGCGTACGTTCCACATTGGTGGTGCGGCCCAGCGTGGTGCGGAAAAATCCTCTGTCGAAGCTCCGGTTGAAGGCACGATCGAAATCCGCCACCACAACGTTGTGAAGAACTCGGAAGGCGTAACGATCGTTATGGGTCGTAACACCGAAATCGTTGTTCGCGACGCCAAGGGTAACGAAAAGCTGGCTCAACGCCTGCCGTACGGTTCCCGTCTGCTGGTGAACGAAGGTGACAAGGTCAAGCCGGCCCAGAAACTGGCCGAGTGGGACCCGTACACCATCCCAATCCTGACGGAAAAAGACGGTGTGGCGCACTATTACGACCTGGTCGAAGGTCTGTCGATCTCGGAAAAAACCGACGAGGCAACCGGTATTTCGTCCAAAGTCGTGATCGACTGGCGCTCCCAGCCGAAGGGCGGCACGCTGAAACCGCGTGTATCCCTGCTGGATGCCAAGGGCAAGGTTATTACCCTGCCGAACGGTCTGCCGGCGAACTACTATCTGTCCGTTGATACCATTCTGTCGGTTGAAAACGGTGCGGAAGTTCGCGCAGGTGACATTATCGGTCGTATCCCGCGTGAAACATCCAAAACGCGTGACATTACCGGTGGTCTGCCGCGCGTGGCCGAACTGTTCGAAGCCCGTAAGCCGAAAGATTTCGCGATTATTTCCGAAATCGACGGCCAGGTGGAATTCGGTAAGGACTACAAGTCCAAGCGTCGTCTGATCGTGAAACCGGCAGATGCGCAGGCTGAGCCGAAGGAATACCTGATCCCGAAAGGCCGTCACTTGGCTGTGCACGAAGGTGACTTCGTCCGCCGCGGTGATGCGCTGCTGGACGGAGCGATGGTGCCACACGATATTCTGGACGTTATGGGGGTTGAGGCTCTGTCCGACTACCTGACCCAGGAAATCCAGGACGTTTACCGTCTGCAGGGTGTTAAGATCAACGACAAGCACATCGAGGTGATCGTTCGCCAGATGCTGCAGAAAACCGAGATCCTGACCCCGGGTGACACCACCTTCCTGGTTGGCGAACAGGTTGACCGTGATGAGTTCGAAATCACCAACCAGAAATACATCGAAGCCGGCAAGATCCCGGCGACGGGTAAGCCGATCCTGCAGGGTATCACCAAGGCCTCTCTGCAAACCAAATCGTTCATTTCTGCGGCTTCGTTCCAGGAAACGACCCGCGTTCTGACCGAAGCGGCAACGCAAGGCAAGATGGACACCCTGAACGGGTTGAAGGAAAACGTGATCGTCGGGCGTCTGATCCCGGCCGGTACCGGTTCCTATATCAACCAGGTCAAGAAACTGGCCGCCCAGCGTGACCAGTTGGCCATCGCCGCCCAGCAAGAGGCCGAGGCTCTGGCCCACGCCGATATGCCGGCCATGGGTGATGATGCCGGGATGGACAAGGCTGCAAACGGCTAA
- the rplJ gene encoding 50S ribosomal protein L10, with product MDHAQKAQMIEKAQIVAETKKRFEDANLVILTQNKGTSAEQDRKFRKSLRDEGGSVKIVKNSLAKRALVGTKFEGLVASLKGPIGIVTSKDPVVAARVAHAFSKETDGKLEIVAGASTDGVMDLAKIKYLATLPSLDGLRGKLVGLLQAPGAQLARVTNAYATKDQA from the coding sequence ATGGATCATGCCCAAAAAGCACAAATGATCGAAAAGGCGCAAATCGTTGCTGAAACGAAAAAGCGTTTTGAAGACGCCAACCTGGTGATCTTGACCCAAAACAAGGGCACCAGTGCTGAGCAAGATCGCAAGTTCCGTAAGAGCCTGCGTGACGAAGGCGGCAGCGTGAAGATCGTAAAGAACTCGCTGGCGAAGCGTGCCTTGGTTGGTACGAAATTTGAAGGTCTGGTCGCTTCCTTGAAAGGCCCGATCGGCATCGTAACCTCGAAAGACCCCGTTGTGGCGGCTCGTGTTGCACACGCGTTTTCCAAAGAAACCGATGGTAAATTGGAAATCGTTGCAGGTGCAAGCACGGACGGCGTGATGGATCTGGCGAAGATCAAGTACCTGGCTACCCTGCCGTCTCTGGATGGTCTGCGTGGCAAACTGGTTGGCCTGTTGCAGGCACCGGGCGCTCAATTGGCCCGCGTGACCAACGCATACGCAACCAAAGACCAAGCCTAA
- the rpoB gene encoding DNA-directed RNA polymerase subunit beta produces MTAENTNSEKNSPKKIMAAKAKSTTKKAATTAPSKPPSLYRPPVVITRPADAVDSFTGRKRIRRSFAKIREVAAMPNLIEIQRQSYEAFLQADVQPEDRKMQGLQEVFSTVFPIKDFADKAEIDYVRYELEEPKYDTDECQQRGMTYAAPLRVTLRLSVFDIDETTGLRSIRDIKEQDVYMVDMPLMTKNGTFIVNGTERVIVSQMHRSPGVFFDHDGGKTHASGKYLFAARVIPYRGSWLDFEFDAKDLMYVRIDRRRKLPVTTLLRALDSSMTADYRAKCEENDQPVDPLMVQGMSNEEILRTFYGVVTYSKEKKGWKTAFDGARMRGVKLDHDLIDAKTGKSVLDAGTKITARVIKQLEEKGLKDMLVEDAQLIGQYLAEDIFDAKTGQVIFEAGHEITEEELKAFDKSGVTDIPVLAIDHVNVGPYVRNTLLADKCDTREEALIDIYRVMRPGEPPTVESAQALFDSLFFDAERYDLSAVGRVKMNLRLNLDAEDTVRVLRKDDILAILKYLHGLKDGAGEIDDIDNLGNRRVRSVGELMENQVRVGLLRMERAIRERMSSVDIDNYMPHDLINAKPVAVSVREFFGSSQLSQFMDQTNPLSEITHKRRLSALGPGGLTRERAGFEVRDVHPTHYGRICPIETPEGPNIGLINSLATFARVNQYGFIESPYRRVVDGKVTDEVVYMSAMEEAKYTIAQASTPLSKDGKFLDDLVSCRQAGENLMATPDTINMIDVSPKQIVSVAAALIPFLENDDANRALMGSNMQRQAVPLLRSDAPLVGTGMEAAVARDSGAAVTARRSGIVVQVDATRVVIRATEMTRADEPTVDIYKLSKFQRSNQSTCITQKPLVKVGDQIKAGDIIADGPSTQFGELALGRNVLVAFMPWNGYNFEDSILLSERIVAEDIFTSIHIEEFEVMARDTKLGTEEITRDIPNVGEEALKHLDEAGIVHIGAEVQAGDILVGKVTPKGESPMTPEEKLLRAIFGEKAADVKDTSLRVPPGVTGTIVEVRVFNRRGVDKDARALSIERAEIEQLAKDRDDERSILEGGFYARLAEMLVGQTLAAAPKQLDLAKGSKIKQSDLESISRGLWRQIGVENETRMEEIEAMSKTFDDAVDDLKARFESKVEKLQRGDELPPGVMKMVKVFIAVKRKMQPGDKMAGRHGNKGVVSRIVPAEDMPYTEDGQPVDIVLNPLGVPSRMNVGQILETHLGWASANLGKQIGQLIDSFADRKAPSDGDVKKLKEHLKGVYGDKEYDEKVTKLSDQHLVEMANNLRGGVPMATPVFDGAVEADIDALLAKAGLNTSGQVRLIDGRTGEYFHRNVTVGYIYMLKLHHLVDDKIHARSIGPYSLVTQQPLGGKAQFGGQRFGEMEVWALQAYGAAYTLQEMLTVKSDDVAGRSKVYEAIVRGEDNFEIGIPESFNVLVKELKALGLNVDMKNSGT; encoded by the coding sequence ATGACTGCTGAAAACACCAATTCCGAAAAAAATTCCCCGAAAAAAATCATGGCCGCTAAAGCCAAAAGCACGACGAAGAAAGCCGCAACCACTGCGCCGTCCAAACCCCCATCACTCTATCGCCCGCCTGTGGTGATTACCCGCCCGGCTGATGCTGTTGACAGCTTCACGGGCCGGAAGCGTATTCGTCGTTCGTTCGCGAAAATCCGCGAAGTTGCGGCGATGCCGAACCTGATCGAAATTCAGCGCCAGTCTTATGAGGCGTTCCTGCAGGCTGACGTACAGCCGGAAGACCGCAAAATGCAGGGTCTTCAGGAAGTGTTCTCGACCGTGTTCCCGATTAAAGACTTCGCGGACAAGGCTGAGATTGACTATGTGCGTTATGAGCTGGAAGAGCCGAAATACGACACCGACGAATGCCAACAGCGCGGCATGACCTATGCGGCCCCGCTGCGCGTCACGTTGCGCCTGTCTGTATTCGACATTGATGAAACCACAGGCCTGCGCTCCATCCGCGACATTAAAGAACAAGATGTCTACATGGTGGACATGCCGCTGATGACCAAAAACGGGACGTTCATCGTGAACGGCACCGAGCGTGTGATCGTTTCCCAGATGCACCGTTCCCCGGGTGTGTTCTTTGACCACGATGGTGGCAAGACGCACGCGTCCGGTAAATATCTGTTCGCGGCCCGCGTAATTCCGTACCGCGGTTCCTGGCTGGACTTCGAATTCGATGCGAAAGACTTGATGTATGTTCGTATCGACCGTCGTCGTAAGCTGCCGGTGACCACGCTGCTGCGCGCGCTGGATTCCTCCATGACGGCGGATTACCGCGCCAAGTGCGAAGAGAACGATCAGCCGGTTGATCCGCTGATGGTTCAGGGGATGAGCAACGAAGAAATCCTGCGCACCTTCTATGGTGTTGTGACGTATTCGAAAGAGAAAAAAGGCTGGAAAACCGCATTTGACGGTGCCCGTATGCGCGGCGTCAAGCTGGACCACGACCTGATCGACGCCAAAACCGGCAAATCGGTTCTGGATGCTGGCACGAAAATCACCGCCCGCGTGATCAAGCAGCTGGAGGAAAAAGGCCTGAAAGACATGCTGGTCGAAGACGCCCAGCTGATCGGCCAATATCTGGCGGAAGACATCTTCGATGCGAAAACCGGTCAGGTGATCTTCGAAGCTGGTCATGAAATCACGGAAGAAGAGCTGAAAGCCTTCGACAAATCCGGCGTAACCGATATTCCGGTTCTGGCCATCGATCACGTCAACGTGGGCCCGTATGTTCGCAACACCCTGCTGGCCGACAAGTGCGATACCCGCGAAGAAGCGTTGATCGATATTTACCGCGTCATGCGCCCGGGTGAGCCGCCGACAGTTGAATCGGCCCAAGCCCTGTTCGACAGCCTGTTCTTCGACGCCGAGCGTTATGATCTGTCGGCTGTTGGTCGCGTGAAGATGAACCTGCGCCTGAACCTGGATGCGGAAGACACTGTTCGCGTTCTGCGCAAGGATGACATTCTGGCGATCCTGAAATATCTGCACGGTCTGAAAGACGGCGCAGGCGAAATCGACGATATCGACAACCTCGGTAACCGTCGTGTGCGTTCCGTTGGCGAATTGATGGAAAACCAGGTTCGCGTTGGTTTGCTGCGTATGGAACGCGCAATCCGCGAGCGTATGTCTTCTGTCGATATCGACAACTACATGCCGCACGATTTGATCAACGCCAAACCGGTTGCGGTTTCGGTGCGTGAATTCTTCGGTTCCAGCCAGCTGTCCCAGTTTATGGACCAGACCAACCCGCTGTCCGAAATTACGCACAAACGCCGTCTGTCCGCGCTGGGCCCCGGCGGTCTGACCCGCGAACGCGCTGGCTTTGAAGTGCGTGACGTACACCCGACCCACTATGGCCGTATCTGCCCGATTGAAACACCGGAAGGTCCGAACATCGGTTTGATCAACTCCTTGGCCACCTTTGCCCGCGTGAACCAGTACGGATTCATTGAATCCCCGTACCGCCGCGTTGTGGATGGCAAAGTGACGGACGAAGTCGTTTACATGTCCGCCATGGAAGAAGCCAAATACACCATTGCCCAGGCCAGCACACCGCTGAGCAAAGACGGCAAGTTCCTGGATGATCTGGTTTCCTGCCGCCAAGCCGGTGAAAACTTGATGGCGACGCCGGATACGATCAACATGATCGACGTGTCCCCGAAACAGATCGTGTCCGTTGCTGCGGCGCTGATCCCGTTCCTGGAAAACGACGACGCCAACCGTGCTCTGATGGGTTCGAACATGCAACGCCAGGCCGTTCCGCTGCTGCGCTCCGATGCGCCGCTGGTTGGTACGGGTATGGAGGCCGCCGTTGCGCGTGACTCCGGCGCTGCTGTAACGGCCCGCCGTTCCGGTATCGTGGTTCAGGTTGACGCAACCCGCGTTGTTATCCGTGCAACGGAAATGACCCGCGCGGACGAGCCGACCGTAGACATCTACAAACTGTCGAAGTTCCAGCGTTCCAACCAGTCGACCTGCATTACGCAGAAGCCGCTGGTGAAAGTTGGCGACCAGATCAAGGCTGGCGACATTATCGCTGACGGTCCGTCGACCCAGTTCGGTGAACTGGCTCTGGGCCGCAACGTGCTGGTCGCGTTCATGCCGTGGAACGGTTACAACTTCGAAGACTCGATCTTGCTGTCCGAGCGTATCGTTGCCGAAGACATCTTCACCTCGATCCACATCGAGGAATTTGAAGTGATGGCCCGCGATACGAAACTGGGCACCGAAGAAATCACCCGCGACATTCCGAACGTTGGTGAAGAAGCGCTGAAACACCTGGACGAAGCCGGTATTGTACACATCGGTGCCGAAGTTCAGGCGGGCGACATTCTGGTTGGTAAAGTGACGCCGAAAGGTGAATCACCGATGACGCCGGAAGAAAAATTGCTGCGCGCAATCTTCGGTGAAAAAGCAGCCGACGTAAAAGATACCTCCCTGCGTGTACCGCCGGGGGTAACGGGTACAATCGTTGAAGTTCGCGTGTTCAACCGTCGCGGCGTCGATAAAGATGCCCGCGCACTGTCGATCGAACGGGCTGAAATCGAACAACTGGCCAAAGACCGTGACGACGAACGCTCCATTCTGGAAGGCGGCTTCTATGCCCGTCTTGCTGAAATGCTGGTTGGTCAAACGTTGGCCGCTGCGCCGAAGCAACTGGACCTGGCGAAAGGTTCCAAGATCAAGCAATCCGATCTGGAGTCCATCAGCCGTGGCCTGTGGCGTCAAATTGGCGTTGAAAACGAAACCCGCATGGAAGAAATCGAAGCCATGTCGAAGACCTTCGACGATGCCGTCGATGATCTGAAGGCCCGTTTCGAATCCAAAGTTGAAAAACTGCAACGCGGTGACGAACTGCCCCCGGGCGTGATGAAGATGGTTAAAGTCTTTATCGCCGTGAAGCGTAAAATGCAGCCGGGTGACAAAATGGCCGGTCGTCACGGGAACAAAGGTGTGGTGTCCCGCATCGTTCCTGCCGAAGACATGCCGTACACCGAAGATGGTCAGCCGGTCGATATCGTGCTGAACCCGCTGGGTGTTCCGTCCCGTATGAACGTTGGTCAGATCCTGGAAACGCACTTGGGCTGGGCTTCGGCCAACCTGGGTAAACAGATTGGTCAACTGATCGATTCCTTCGCGGACCGCAAGGCTCCGTCCGATGGCGACGTGAAGAAGCTGAAAGAGCATCTGAAGGGCGTCTACGGCGACAAGGAATATGACGAAAAAGTCACCAAGCTGAGCGATCAGCATCTGGTCGAGATGGCGAACAACCTGCGCGGTGGCGTGCCGATGGCAACGCCGGTCTTTGACGGCGCGGTTGAAGCCGACATCGACGCCTTGCTGGCAAAAGCTGGTCTGAATACATCGGGTCAGGTGCGTTTGATCGATGGTCGTACGGGTGAATATTTCCACCGTAATGTGACCGTTGGTTACATCTACATGCTGAAACTGCACCACTTGGTCGATGACAAGATCCACGCACGCTCCATTGGTCCGTACTCCTTGGTCACGCAGCAGCCGTTGGGTGGTAAAGCCCAGTTCGGTGGCCAGCGTTTCGGGGAGATGGAAGTCTGGGCCCTGCAAGCATACGGCGCTGCCTACACCTTGCAGGAAATGCTGACCGTCAAGTCGGACGACGTGGCTGGCCGTTCGAAAGTCTACGAAGCGATTGTTCGCGGCGAAGACAATTTCGAAATCGGTATTCCGGAATCCTTCAACGTTCTGGTGAAAGAACTGAAGGCTCTGGGTCTGAACGTCGACATGAAAAACAGCGGCACTTAA
- the rplK gene encoding 50S ribosomal protein L11, with protein sequence MAKQITGYIKLQVAAGSANPSPPIGPALGQHGVNIMEFCKAFNAKTEKLEKGMPIPVVITVYQDRSFTFITKTPPMTFLIKKAAGIKSGSGTVGKGPTVGKVTRKQVKEIAELKMVDLNAKDIEGAMRMVEGSARSMGVEVVGG encoded by the coding sequence ATGGCAAAGCAGATTACTGGCTATATTAAGCTCCAGGTAGCGGCTGGCTCCGCTAACCCGTCGCCGCCGATCGGTCCGGCGCTGGGTCAACATGGCGTAAACATCATGGAATTCTGTAAGGCGTTTAACGCCAAAACAGAAAAGCTGGAAAAGGGCATGCCCATTCCGGTTGTGATCACGGTGTATCAAGACCGCTCCTTTACCTTCATCACCAAAACCCCGCCGATGACTTTCTTGATCAAGAAAGCCGCTGGCATTAAGTCGGGTTCCGGTACCGTGGGCAAAGGTCCGACCGTTGGCAAAGTCACCCGTAAACAGGTGAAAGAAATTGCCGAACTGAAAATGGTTGACCTGAACGCGAAGGACATCGAAGGCGCAATGCGCATGGTCGAAGGTTCCGCACGTTCCATGGGCGTTGAAGTGGTTGGAGGTTAA